One Argentina anserina chromosome 6, drPotAnse1.1, whole genome shotgun sequence genomic window, ATGGTATTCCATTTAATTTCGTTGTGTCAATAACGCGCATGACATGTCTTGCTGCGTAAAGACATCTCCGTGCATAGGCATCTGCCGAGTTTTGTTACAACGATGTTTTAAAGACGTTATATGTATATCTAGTCACATAATGATTTTTTCACTGTTATCTAATTATTTTCATCACACAACGGTTTGATACACAACGGTTCTTATTTATATCAGATAATGGTTTTAGCTATTATCTGTTGCATTTTTGGTTGTGGTGTAACatgtcatatatatgtataaggTGATCCGAAAGACTCAAATTCTAGATAACTTGCAAAACATGACAGACCTTGTATTCAAAACAACATGGAATAGAAAATCTCAGTCATTAATACAATAGCTAAACTCGTCAGTTAATTTTTCCGAGCTTTAACTTttaattttcaggtgttttATGGGTTAATTTTCTCTGCAATACTTTTGTTGGCacaagtaaaaacaaaaacaaaagaaaggtGACGAGCGAGAGTAGTTGAAATCTGTAGGCATCAGATGGTGACACGGCATGTCGTTAACTCTGTTAAGCGGCACCAGGTGGCAGTCGTTTCTTCCATTTTCCATCACCCTTTTGATCACAACtctccctcttcttcttcttcttcttcttcttcttcttcttcatttttacAGAGAGCTAGCTCCTCTGCATTTTCACCTCAGGTAATGAAATTAGGTTCATTTTCACGCACTAGTTTGGAAATTTGATGTAATTAGTGAACGGGTATGTTTGCGTCGACAGGTTGAAAGCGAAGCCTAGAGTTCACAGAGAAGAATGGTACTACTACTTCTTCATTGCTTTCTTCCTAAGCTTGCTACATCCTTTTacaagtttcaatttcttaATATTTGGGTAAAATATTTGTGGGTTTCTTAAAGATTTGTTCTTTCCTGCTTAAAGATTCGgtctttgtttgattttttatgGTTGTATTGTCGAGTTTGAGTGCAACCTTGAGTTAGTGGACTAAGTGGATGTTGTTCTGTTTAATTTCCATGTGGCTCAATTAGTAATGTAGTATTCGCCTGTCGATTTTACGACCTTTTCTTGTTcatgtgtgtgtatatgtTTGATGTTGTGCAGGATGGAAGTAGTACTTCTAGTGTGGAAGGCATTGATATCGATTGGGACACAGAAGATGAGCTTGAATTGGACAACTTTACGCTGTCTCCTTCCAAGTTTGGAACTTACAGGCGGCGAAGCGAATATGGTATGTGGGGAGGTAAATGAATTTGCATCAAAATGTTATGAAAATTGCTTTTGTTATTACTGGTATATTCATGAGGTGGGTTAGTTATTTTATGAAAGTAGGGGTAATACTGGCTTCTAGTTGTGTGTTCTTGGAAACTCGGTTAACATAGTGATGCTTTGGGTTACATGAGCAAATTTTCGTTGCATATTCCTgaaacattttttttgtgcATGTGGTTGCTGATAGTGTTACCTATTTGATTTGTAAGTTTTCTGAAGTACATTCTGTGTGAATTAGTAACTTTCTTAATACTCCCAACACTTAATCCGTAGACTTGGTGAAGTTTCTAACTTTGTgagacgttttttttttctcagctCAAACACACCTCGTTTGAGTCTGGcccaagtatatatatatagaacctCAGATTTGGATGACTATATGGCATCTAGCGCTCTTTTGTTTATTATAGAAGCAAGCATGAGATGTAGATAACTAACATACAGTTCCTTTTTTCGTCCTGCAGGGGAGCTCATCTCCAAGTTCTTCCAACTCCAAGGTTCTTGATCAGTTCATGGGGATGGGATTTTCTAAGAAGATGGTTGAAAAAGCAATTGACGAACATGGTGAAACCacttttcattcatatagGAACATGTTGTTCTCCTGCTGTATCTATAACCCTTCTAATGTAAAActtgtttgatgaaatatccaggagaagaaaatacagaTGCAATTCTGGAAATGCTCCTCACATATTCAGTGAGTTTAACAATCTTTCACACATACTGGTGCCCTCTTAAATATAGTattgtgagttttgttaaCTTGGTTGCCAATACTTTTAGAATCTTACATCAGACTTTGCACCTGAGGGGTGGGGAGGGGTTGTTGGCAGAGCTTGCATGTAATGCTAATTTAACTTTTGCTGTCAGCCATAGGTGTTAAATTTAGCAGCACAGCGCTACCATCATTTCTGCTAATTTCTTCTcttccttctttctctttacTCTCTGTGCAGTACCTTTTAATTGTAAGGTGTATTTCTCATACTTCTCATATTagttataaacttataataCAGCCCCACGGTCATTTACTGTCTACTTCAGAGTCCCTTCTTTCCAGCgtagatgatttcgattccgGCGATTTCTAAACTCAACCTTATGTGTCATACGATAGATAATTAAGTGGGATATTGTTAGTGTTATTAGTTGTTCAGATGCACATTTATTTTATTCCAAGATATATGTGTCATAGGTATTTGACTCTCCTTTTTGCATCTTTTAATAATGTAGACTGATCTTGACTTACAAGGAAAGGAAGGAAATAATCTACAACGTTCATCAAATTTTTTTCAACTGTTTTTCAGGTTTTGGAAAGTTCTTCACAAGAACTGCAGCAAACTGATTCAGATTACTTCTCAAGAAGCTTTCTTGATGACTTTTCAGATTTGGACATCTCTAGTGATGAGGTAGTGATTGGATTCTCGAATAGCTTTCTTTCGTTAGAGCTCTCATTTATTCTGAGCTTAGCCATGGCTCTTCTTTATATTATTCAGCAAGACCGTATCATAATCTCTTAACTTGTTGTATTCTATATTTCTTATTATTGTCGATGAGTAATAAGCTTATAAATGTAGGGTTATGACAACAACAAGTGACTTGCCTCATAAAACGTAGTTCACCTATTTTGCAGGAAAACACAAGTCCTACATCCGAGGAGGTGAAGCTGCTCATGTCCTTAATCAAAATGGGGTACACAGAAGAGGAAGCTTCCATAGCTATTGAAAGATGTGGTATCATTTTAgttttatatataatccattatgcTGATTTAGATTTTTTTAGAGATTCCGGTACGTACACATGTCCAAATTAGTTGcttcattcttttctttaAACCAACTACTCTATCCCTTAAATTTGCAGGTTTGAGCTCGTCACTTCTGGAATTGACTGATTTTTTATCTGCTGCTCAATTGGCAAAGGCAGAAGATGCCCTTCTTCCTCTTGAACAAAAGGTCCTCTAATCCCTTTATTTTCCCATTGACTATTAAACATCTTCAATTTATACGCCAATCAGTCTATTTGTTGTATATGTTTGATAGATTGTGATTGCAGCGTCTGGTTTTGTAGCCCGGACTGAAGCGTCTACACAATGATGATCataagaagaaaaggaaactTTTGATTGATGAAGTGTCGAAAAGGAAAAGGCAGAATAGGTTCATAGGGGAAGATAATGAGACTGTTCGTCTCCCAAAGCCAATGATTGGGTTTGGTATTCCAAGTGGACCGTACCAATCTTACAGAAATCTTCCAAAGGTAGCCATTGGACCTCCCTATTTTTATTACGAGAATGTAGCCCTTACTCCCAAAGGGGCTTGGGACACTATATCCAGATTTCTATATGATGTCCCACCTGAATTTGTTGACTCTAAGCACTTCTGTGCTGCTGCCAGAAAAAGAGGTTATGTGCACAATCTTCCAATAGAGAATAGATTTCCTCTTGTTCCGCTACCCCCACAAACCATACATGAAGCATTTCCATTGTCAAGAAAGTGGTGGCCTTCATGGGATACACGGACAAAGCTAAACTGCTTAGTAACATGCCATTCAAGTGCAAAGTTAACAGAGAGGATCATGAAGGCTCTTGAGGGCTACGATGACATTCCACCGGAAGAAGTTCAGCGGGGTGTAATGCATGAATGTCGGAAGTGGAATTTAGTGTGGGTTGGAAAAAATAGGGTTGCCCCACTTGAGCCTGATGAATTTGAAATGCTTTTGGGTTTTCCAAAGAACCACACCAGGGGTATAAGCAGGACTGATAGATATAAATCTCTCGGGAATGCATTTCAGGTACTACTTTTTGCTGGAATTAGTTTTCCATTAGagcttcttttttccttttttttttcttttttttgcaaATTGTGATGCAGTTATtcataagtacatatatatatataatatatgtataaccCTGTAAAAGAGTTTCGTTGTTTCTGTGGTTTCATTCTTATAATATTATGTCAGCAGAAGCATGAAACTATTGGTTGTGCTCATGACTGCTAACCTTATATTTTGAGCTTTCCTATCAACTGCCACATAACTGTTCAATTCAGATAAACCATGTTTGTTATATACACTTCTCAGACAATTTACTTATGAGTTCAACCTAATCCAGATTGACACCGTGTCATACCACTTGTCTGTTTTGCGAGACATGTTTCCGAATGGCATCAACGtcctttctcttttctctggGATAGGTGGGGCAGAAATAGCCCTTCATCGGCTTGGTATCCATATGAAGAATGTTGTGTCTCTAGAGATTTCAGAAGTGAACAGAAATGTTTTGAGGTGTTGGTGGGAGCAGACAAAGCAAACCGGGAATTTAATTCACCTTCCTGATGTGCAAGAGCTGAATGCTGCCCACTTGGAACAGTTTATAAGTGCATTCGGCGGATTTGATTTTATAATTGGTGGCAGTCCCTGTAACAATCTTACAGGTAGCAATCGATATCATCGAGATGGACTCGAGGGGAAAGAATCTTCACTTTTCTATCATTACTTCCGAATACTGGACTTGGTCAAGTCTATTATGGCAGGTATATAAGTAATCCACATGAAACTGGTCATGTTCTGAAGAGACTAAGAATGGTACACCAAAAACAAGGAGTCCTGTTCTGTAATAATGTTGAGCTTTTCATGATGCAGCTGATAAGCCAATTAGGTATGAGTGCAAGTTAGTgactatttttttaaatcagaTATGGGTTTTCGCCAGCCGCCTCATAACAATTTTTTGACCTACCCAGAGACTCAGTACAGCAGTTGGTCATCAATGGAGTGACAGCAAAAGTATTGACAGGTGACTCCCTCTTCCAATCTATATAATTTAGCAATATTCTTTGTGGTCATGTATTCAAATCTGGGATTTCTTCGTTGGATTCTTGGTTTTTATTTCCTGGTCTGATTGAACATTTGTTCTGTTGTGGAATTTAGATTTTGTGTGGGATTAGTTAAGCTTCTTGGTGATGTGATTACTGTTTAATAATAGGGTTTAGGGATTGAGCAACATGATGTTTGTTTGATTATTTCATGCATATGTTAGTATCCATCTAAATGGTAGTCCTGTGTCCCAAAATTTGTCTCTGGTATATTGATCATGCAAATCTGCTTTTACACACTGCCTTATCTTTTTCGAGTTGGTATTAACTTTTGTGTCACTACATGAAATTAGGAAGGAGAGGGAAGGTATTCTGTAACAGTGTATTTGCCAGTTGTAAAATCTAAAAGGAAGTGCAAATGTGTTTTGGATATCCAATTTTGTTGAGATCGGTCATGTTTTCTTCATACTTGGATAGGACTGAGCTTTTTTCTGTAACTCTGCATGTGCCTGATCTACTTCGACATGGCATGATGATCATTTATCCAATGCCTGATT contains:
- the LOC126799101 gene encoding LOW QUALITY PROTEIN: DNA (cytosine-5)-methyltransferase DRM2-like (The sequence of the model RefSeq protein was modified relative to this genomic sequence to represent the inferred CDS: deleted 1 base in 1 codon), translated to MDGSSTSSVEGIDIDWDTEDELELDNFTLSPSKFELTGGEANMVCGEGSSSPSSSNSKVLDQFMGMGFSKKMVEKAIDEHGEENTDAILEMLLTYSVLESSSQELQQTDSDYFSRSFLDDFSDLDISSDEVENTSPTSEEVKLLMSLIKMGYTEEEASIAIERCGLSSSLLELTDFLSAAQLAKAEDALLPLEQKPGLKRLHNDDHKKKRKLLIDEVSKRKRQNRFIGEDNETVRLPKPMIGFGIPSGPYQSYRNLPKVAIGPPYFYYENVALTPKGAWDTISRFLYDVPPEFVDSKHFCAAARKRGYVHNLPIENRFPLVPLPPQTIHEAFPLSRKWWPSWDTRTKLNCLVTCHSSAKLTERIMKALEGYDDIPPEEVQRGVMHECRKWNLVWVGKNRVAPLEPDEFEMLLGFPKNHTRGISRTDRYKSLGNAFQIDTVSYHLSVLRDMFPNGINVLSLFSGIGGAEIALHRLGIHMKNVVSLEISEVNRNVLRCWWEQTKQTGNLIHLPDVQELNAAHLEQFISAFGGFDFIIGGSPCNNLTGSNRYHRDGLEGKESSLFYHYFRILDLVKSIMAADKPIRYECKLVTIFLNQIWVFASRLITIF